The Flexistipes sp. region TGTTATTTTACAAGCTCTGCTTGTGAACTCTTAAAATTTACAGAAGTTAAACACTTCCATTCAAGTCTTTTATTATATAAAAGTGCCTTTGACAACAATAAGTTTTTATTTTTTGAAATAGTTTGTTTTATTTACGGAAACTGCATAAATTCATAAATAATAAACAGGGAATCAGTTTTCTTCGCAGGTGTTGCAAAATTCAAGGAGTTCAATCAGATTTTTGACTACCCTTGCCGTCAGTCCCCATATGATACGGCCGTTGAAATTGTAAAAGTATACTTTGTGCGGCTGTTTGTTTCTTATCCAATTTTCATACCAGAATGTATTTTTACGGTAAAAAAAACGCAGAGGTACCTGAAATATCTCTTCAACTTCACTTTCCTGTGGTTTCATATATGTTAAAACGTTAAGATCTGTAATCTTGGCAACGTATGGTGTGACATTTATATCGGCTACTGAAAGCTGGTCATCCAGCTTACCCAATATAGTCATGGCTTTTCTGGGGATTCCTATTTCCTCTTCAGTTTCCCTTAATGCAGTTTCCTTTTTGCCCGAATCCTGTTTTTCCCTTGAGCCGCCGGGAAAAGAGATTTCTCCGCTGTGATAGGGGAGGTGGTTTGTTCTTTTGGTGAAAATTATGTACCATTCGTTATTTAAAAAATAAAGCGGCACAAGTATAGCCGCTTGCCTTCTCGGGATATCAATTTTAAATCTGTTGTATAAGGAAAAAGTGGTATAAACGCAGTAATCCAGCTTTTCACAGCCGGCTCTTACTTTGTTTATTTCCTTAACCTGTTTTTTTGTTAAGTTCATTCTTTAGCTTTTTTATCTCTCCGGTAAGTTTCTCTAAGTTTTCATTGTGTTCATCATTTTGTTTTTTCAGTTTATTCACACTGTTCTTTAAATCTTCAAACTCTTCTTTGGAAACTGCGCCCATTTTCTGCATAAACTCGTTTTTTAAATCATCAAAACGATCAGAAAATTCGTCAGCTGTCTTCTCTGTGGAGTCCATTATTTCCTTGAGAAATTTAGCTTCTTTGGACTGTAGGTTTTCACCTTTCTGGATCAGCTCATTAAATGCGTTCTTTGCTTTATTTTCTGTTGTTGCAGCAAGACCGAGACCGGCCAGGAAAAACTTTCTGGCAAATTCGTTCATTATTTTCCCCCTTAATTTTATAATATATTATAAACCGTATCGAGGGCTTCATCAATCTTATTTATATCTTTTGCTCCGGCCTGTGCCATTTCAGGCTTTCCACCACCGCTTCCTCCGCAAACGGCTGCCACTTTTTTTACAATATCACCTGCCTTGTATTTGTCTGTAAGATCCTTTGTGACGCCGCATATGAAAATGGCCTTGCCCTTGTTTTCCGATCCTATAAGGACAATACCTGATTTTAGTTTGGCTTTTGCAACATCGGTCATGTTTCGCAGAGAATTTATATCCTGTTCATCAGCTCTTAATGTGAGAACTTTTATCCCGTTTTTCTCTTTTACATTATCGAGCAATTTTTCCGTTTTTTGTGAGTTAAGTTTGTCTTTCAGTTCTTGTAACTGTTTTTCCAGCTCTTTTACTTTTTTATTCTGAGAATCCACACTTTCAAACAGTTTTGAAGGTACTGTTTTTAATAGTCCGGCCGTATCTTCCACCATTCTGTATGTTTTGGACAGCTCTTCAAATGCTTTTATTCCTGTGAGCGCCTCTATTCTTCTTATCCCTGATGCCACACTGGTTTCCGTTGTGATTTTGAACAGGCCGATTTCACCCGTATTATTGACATGGCAGCCTCCGCACAGCTCTTTGGAAAAATCATTTACAGAAACTACGCGGACAGTATCACCGTATTTTTCTCCAAAAATCGCCATTGCACCTTTTTGTATTGCTGTGTCTATATCCGTAATCTCCTTTTTTACAGGGAGGTTCTCCTGAATCTTTTTGTTTACTATATTTTCTATCTCTATAATTTCTTCCCTGCTTAAAGGGGAAAAATGTGTGAAATCAAAGCGCATCTTTTCCGAATCCACAAGTGAACCGGACTGTCTCACGTGGTCACCCAATACTTCTCTGAGTGCTTTGTGAATCAAGTGAGTGGAAGTATGGTTTTTTTCAACCGCTTTACGAAATTCACTGTACACTTCTGCTGTTATAATATCCCCCACCTTTAAAGTACCGTTTAATACTTCAGCCTCATGAATTATTAGTGATTCGGCATATTTTTTTGTATTTTTTACTTCCGCTACTGCACTGTCACTTTTTATATATCCTTTATCACCTGTCTCACCTCCGCCTTCCGGGTAGAATGGGGTTTTTGCCAGAATTATCTCTATTTTATCTCCCTGTTTTGCCTCATCTGTTTCATTACCCCCGCCAATGATTCCGAGAATCTCACTTTCTAATGAAAGTTTGTCATATCCGTCAAATCCAGTACTGAATTTTGATGCAAGTTTTTTGAACCTTTCATCTACTGCGGTATCTCCG contains the following coding sequences:
- a CDS encoding NUDIX hydrolase, giving the protein MNLTKKQVKEINKVRAGCEKLDYCVYTTFSLYNRFKIDIPRRQAAILVPLYFLNNEWYIIFTKRTNHLPYHSGEISFPGGSREKQDSGKKETALRETEEEIGIPRKAMTILGKLDDQLSVADINVTPYVAKITDLNVLTYMKPQESEVEEIFQVPLRFFYRKNTFWYENWIRNKQPHKVYFYNFNGRIIWGLTARVVKNLIELLEFCNTCEEN
- a CDS encoding phasin family protein; protein product: MNEFARKFFLAGLGLAATTENKAKNAFNELIQKGENLQSKEAKFLKEIMDSTEKTADEFSDRFDDLKNEFMQKMGAVSKEEFEDLKNSVNKLKKQNDEHNENLEKLTGEIKKLKNELNKKTG